The sequence below is a genomic window from Candidatus Aegiribacteria sp..
GGTATTACTCAGGCCGTTGAACCACGCAACCAGATTCCCATCGGGATGAGGTTCAGAATTCGGTTCAACAGGTGAATTGCATGATGCCGCAACAAGGATTATCAGTATTATACAGGTCAGAGTTATCAGTCCGGGATGATCTTTTTTCATCCTTTTCATTTCAGTTTCCATTCCATTCTATTCCAAAGTGAAATGTTCTTGGTTTTCCGGCATATCCGCTGGTTTCCTGATAGTCTTCGTCGAGAAGGTTCTCAACAGAGGCGTTCAGAGAGAAATTTCCCATGAATTCAGGATTCAGGTTTACTCCCGCTGAAAAGGTTGTATATGCGGGCATCCATGAAGTTTCGCTGTAATTCTTGAACCTTATGCCCATTCCGCTCGCGGATATGGACCAGTAAGCCCAATCGGGAAATTCAATTCCCGCCTGAAGACCGAATGTGTAATCGGGTGTATAAGGGAGTGTTTTACCGTAATTAACTGATTCATTGCAGTTATCGGTGATTTCCAGCAGTGTAAGTGTACCTCTGATTTCAGCGGGACCTTCGGAAAACCATGCTTCGGCTTCGATGCCCTTTCTGAGAGCTTCCGCTATGTTGACAGGGGACCATTTTCCCCCCTGTCCCGGTTCCCATCTGATGAGATCACTGGTTTCCGCGATAAAACCTGTCGCGGAGAATCTGAAATTCTGAAGGCCGTTGATTGAAATACCGCTTTCGAATTCCACTGAGGTTTCAGGAAGAAGATCCGGATTCCCCTGTGCGAAGTTATCCTCTGGCCAGTACAGATCGTTGAGTGAGGGGCGCCTGAAACCTGTCGATGCGGAAGTATGCAGAAGAAGAAGCGAATCCTGCACAGGCAGTCCCACAGAAAATACTGATCCAAGCATGGTGCGTTCCGAAGGAATCACATTAACGCATGCTGAAGCTGAAAGCGAGAACCCGCTGGAGTATCCTGCTGCAAGCGCTGTTTCACCCGTCAACCTGTTCCTTTCGCCTATTGAGGTGCTCCATACCTTATCAAAGGAGGAACCTGCGGATACGCTCATATTGAACGGCAGCATCGGCAAATCGTATCCGATGGTGATATCACCGCTTAATTCATCATGTTTATCATCCACTGTTGATGGTGTTGTAGACTTGTATTCATGCCTTCCTGTCCTCATGCCGGCGTTCAGGCTGAAATTGCCCGGATCCCAACTGCCCCATCCATCAAAACTGTACCTTTTCCTTGTGCCATCTGTTGGAACTGTCCAGTCCGGGCTTTCTGTTTCACCGGAAGAAACAGCCGTCATTAAACCGTACCTGAAATGGTAACTGTTTCCATGAAAGAGCAGGGCTCCATCGTGTGCAACGGATTCGGATATGCCTGTAAGTTTCCTGATACTAAGTGAAAACCGGTTCTGACCGGCTGAGATTCCTCCTGAAATAGATATGGATTTATCATCTCCAGCGGTAAGTGAACCTCTGGGAGGCAGTCCCGGGGATTCAAGAATAAAATTCAGTGTCCCGGCCATTCCGCCTTTAAGATAACCCGACCCCCCCCCTCTTGAGATTTCCATTCCGCCGAACAGTACAGGATCAAGTGTAATTCCGGGTAGCCCGTCCATCGAACCTGTGATGTCATGTCCATCGATATAGTATTCGGAATGCGCCACATCGCTTCCACGGATGGAAATGGAGATTACCGGCATGGCCCCGCCATATTCACGGATAAAGATACCGCTGCATCTGCTGCCAAGCTTTCCCAGCCCGGATCTGCCCATATATTCCATGTCGTCCCTGTTCAGAACAGTTGTCGCGGGAAACAGGTCTCTGAAGCCCCCGCGAGAAGCAGTTACCAGTATAACCATGCCCGATGGGACCGGCACGGTTGTAAGAAATACCTTACCAGAAGATGGTACCGCTCCGTTCCATATCTCGTATCCGATGGCCCTGACTTCAATAAAATCAGTTCCATCGGGAAGAGGCACTTCTCCCCTCATGTCGGAAATGCCGATGAGTGTGCTGTCTGTGCATATTGAAGCTCCGATAATTGGAAAGCCGCTTGTATCAGTTACAGAAAGATTTGACTGTGATATAGTAATCAATACCAAAAGCAATTGTACCAAAAAAAACCTCCGGCAGCTTTGCAAGCCGCGGAGGCTGAGGCCGGAGCAGCATCCCTTAAGCGGGGATCTGTTTCCAAGCCGCGGTGCAATATCCTGACTTCCGGATCATCCCTACCCCCGCCTTCCCACCTTTCGGCAGTGGCTTTTATTGGGGTTCAGTACCCGGTTACAGTGGCGCTACCGTGGCGGATTCACACCGCCTTCCTGCACCCCGCGACCAGCATTTCAAAGGAATATATAATGACTTAAAAGCGTAAGAACAATGGAGTATCGCAATATCAGAAATCCAGGATGAGGCTGCAGCAGGTTATACCTCCTTCAGCTTTCGCAAACTCAGACATGTCTATTGATATAGGGCTTTACTATATCCCTCGTCATGTGTTCGGTACCAGCTGTGGTTCTTACTGTTTCCAGAAGTCTTTAGCGAATGTGTTTCCCGAGGAAATGGCCAGAGCTTCTCCTATGGAATGATCCATATTGTTGTACCAGAAAGAGCCACATCTGCCTGTAAGACTTAGCCCTTCAGTCATTTCCAGCTCCGAGACTCTATCCCTGTAACCAAGGTCGTACAAAGGGTATGTTTCAGTAATAATATGCCAGTCCATGAAGATGATATCTGAGGCTTTTAATGCCTCTACCCTTTCAAGTTCTTCTACAAGCCTGTCTTTCAGGCTTTCAGGATTTTCCCTGTATTTCTGATTATTCAGTGTAATCTCAACGATAAGACTGTCGCAATTCTCCGGGACAGAATCGGCTCTGAAATTTCGGGGGACGGTAAGCCTGCTGAATAGAGTATCCTCCTGGCCGAAGTAGCACCACTGATAATTGTTTGATTGCTTTCTTGACAGAGCGATGTTGCAGATAATGGTGTCCATGAATCTGAAACCCGCATCGGGGAAGAGTATCGATAAGGGAGCTGACCAGTATACATGGTCGGCGGGGATCGTACCGTTTTCAACGGTTCTGACTCCTGAAACCTTTTTTCCATCAGTATCAATACCCAGAGCTCTGCAGCCGTACAGTATTCTACCTCCGTTTTTCTGAATGCGTTCAGCCTGCTTGTCGCAAAAGGTCTGAATGCCGCCGGTTGACGGGTAATAGAACATGATTGTTAACGGTTTTGGGAAAAGCAGACTTTTAAGGAGAGAGAACAGGTCGTCAGCTTTTACGTTCTTATCAATGACTGCCCTGTTTACACCGGCTTCAGCCCAGTCAACATGCAGTTCATCGGCATTGCATCCGGTGAATTTTTTTGTGTATCCACTGAAAAAATAGTCGTATATATTCTTCCCGTATTTTGAAATAACATAATCGGCAAAGTTGCCTGGCTCCCTTTTAGGCCTTCTGCTGAAAAGGTCAAAAAAACTTCTGATAAGAACAGGCAGTGGAAGACCGATTACAGATTTCAGCGTCAGGGGCCAGCTGCGGTATTTTCCCGCCATATACACGTTGCTTGACCTTGGTATGGTCACATGCTCATCACCGAGAATATCAAGAAGGTAATCATTGACTTCACTGTCACATGTATGAAAACGGTGAGGACCGATGTCAAAGAGAAACCCGCTCTTCTCGAATGTTCTCGCAAGCCCCCCGGGAGAATTTTCTTTGTCGAGCACGGTAACGGATATATCTTTACCGGACGCCGTCAGTCTTTCGGCCAGCGTTAATCCTGAAACACCTGCACCGACTATTACAATATTTCTGCTCAATTCAAATCCTTTATTAAGTAATTCAGTTAGTAACGCAACGTGTTTTTAGTTTAGAATCGTACCACAGCAGCGGAATCGCGAGAATCATCATAACTACTGCCATAAGCATCCAGATTATATGAACACTGAAACCCAATTCTACAATGTTTGTATTCGCGGTTACAAGACCTTCAATTCCAACCATGGCGAACCCGGCGGTCCATCCGGCTTCAACCGTTCCTATACTTAAAAGACCATTGATAGGAAGAGCTATCATGATATTGGTAACACCGCTTGCCAGGAATACTTTCCATAAGGGTATTCCGGTGATTCCAAGGGATTCAAGCAAAAAACAGAACATCAAAAGTTTACTGATCCAGACAAACAGGGAGATCAGAAAAGCTGATGTCAGCTTCCCTTTCCTGCCCTTTACAGAAGATGCTTCAAGAAGATCATTGAACCAATGTGGTTTCTCAACATGCAATATCCTGTTAAAAAACCACTGAACCGGTTTTCTGAGTGCTCTTAAAAAGGGAAACATGAATACTATTCCCAGACATCCGACGAGCACCAGAAGGGGTGCCAGAATAGCCATTTCGCCTACACCGGCGGCAACTGCTGAACCGACAACGATACCCAATGCGATCAGGTCGAGGAGTTTCGCGAAAAATACATTTGCCGCACCATGCCCCACAGGAACCTCACCGAAATGCCTGAAAAGCCCTACAAAGGCAACGTCTGTCAGTCTGAAAGGAAGAAGGTGTCCCAGTCCCACATGTATGGCTGTCACAGCCATCGAAAGAGAAAAGCGGTACTTCCTTCCGAAACTCAAAAGCATCCATCTGAGTGCCCTGAGTATCTGGCTTAGAAGGAAGAGCAGGAACGCTCCGAGCAGCGGAAGGGTGTCTACCTCGGCTATACGGCTGAAGATGCTGCAAATCGCCTGAGTGACACCACCGTTTTCAACTGAGAATTTAAGAAGAAGCCAGGCTAGTATAAGCCCGATTATCGTTCCGAAGATTGCGCCTGCTAATTTTTTGCTATATTTCAATGGAGTCCTGTTCTGTTAATTCAATCAAGCAAATATATACTAAAGGAAACGCACTTGAAAAAAGATCACATCATCGAAGTCGAAAACGTTTCAAAATCCTTCAAGAAAGTACGGGCACTTTTGGATTTCAGTCTTGAAGTATCTCCCGGAACGATTTTTTCACTCCTTGGTCCAAACGGTGCTGGAAAGACAACGCTGATGAAAATCCTTCTGGGGCTTGTGAGGTCTGATTCAGGCTCCGTGCGTATTTTTGACCTCCCCGTTTCCTCCCCGCTCTCACGAAAGGGTGTCAGGTATCTGCCCGAGAATGTCACTTTTCCCCCATGGGCGACTCCTGCTGTGCTTTTCAGACAACTGGAACGGATCAGGCATGAATCCTCTATTGAGGAATTTCGGTTCCGATGTGGTGAGCTTGAATGTATAGATCTCATGAAAAGGCCTGTAGGAAAGATGTCCAGGGGGCAGAGACAAAGAGTTGCTCTATCACTGGTCACTTCCGGTAAACCTGAACTCGTGCTGCTTGATGAACCATCTTCAGGACTTGATCCCGGTGGAAGGATCCTTGTGCGTAATCTGATTGGAAAACTGGCTTCCGAGGGGTCCACAGTACTCATCAATTCGCACCTTCTGGGAGAAGTTGAAAGGGTTTGTGATATGGCTGCGTTTATTAGCAAGGGCAGGCTCATTGCAGAGGGAGAACTGAATTCCCTCTCAAGGCAGACCGGCCTTGCGTACGTAGAGACTGATAATGCAGGAAAAATGAAACTGTTCCTTGAAATGAAGGGTTATTCATGCCGTCTTGAACTGAAGGGTGTGATCGCGCAGCTTGCAGATACTGCCGTATTCCCGGAGATGGTTCGCACAGTACTTGACGCGGGTGTGCAATTCTCTGGAATAAACCAGATGAGAGAAAGCCTGGAGGATGTCTTCCTCAGAATCATGGATTCGGAACGGGAGGGCGACATTGTTTCTTAACAGCGTAGAACAACTTCTTAGAAGGAAAATCGTACTGACAGCTGTCATAGCAACCGTTGTTTTTCTCGGGCTGTACTGGTGGGGAGTTTCAGCAGCTTCCAAAGCCGATCTACATATGGGGCAGCATCAGGCCGATATGGCGGTTGATATGCTTGGACCTGCTGATGCTGCTCTGGCAGCGATAATTACAGCTGGCCCGCTTGCCGCTACCCTCGTTACCGCTCTTATCATCGTAATAGGGTCAACTATGCTGCCGGAGGAGATTGAACAGGGACGTATGCCCTTCTGGCTCTCACTTCCTCAGACGAGGTTCAAAGTCTACCTGTCCGTCGGACTCGCGCCCCTTGCGGTTTCCTATGTCCTTTCACTGATACTTTTCGGTGGGATATTCATTATTACAAGGATTTACTTTCCATTCGTACCCAAAGATATACCGCTGGTGTTCATTTCCATGTTTTTATGGCTGATTGTGATATGGTCTGCTGTAACGCTTCTTTCCCTGGTTATAAAAAAAGTTGCATCCATGCTTATCGCCTTTTTTCTTGCGGCTGTAGCTTCCCTTTTTGGCGGGATGCATGAAATGATACAGATGTTCCCCGGAGATGCGCCCGATGTTCTTGTAACTATCACGAACACCATCATTTACATTTTTCCGGCAGACAGAGGTTACCGTGGCGTGATATACGGCATGATTCCAAGGAATGCTGTCATAACGGAAAACCTTGCCTTTTTCGGCGTTACATCCAGTGTGCCGCCTATACATTTGATTTACGCGTTTGCATGGAGTCTGATACTTCTCTCAATAGGGTACTTGAAATTCAAAAGGATAGATTTTTAACTGTTGACCGTACTGCTCAATGTGGATTATGCTTTTCGTAACAGAAGGGAAATCGTATGAACAGAATTATCCATGTTAAGATTACATCTGATGAACCTGACAAAATAACTGAATTTTACCGCGAGGCGTTCAACTGGAAAATCAACAAATTTCCTGACCCGCCGGATGGGTGGCGAATGGACTCGGGTAAAGGCCCAGGAGTGAACTCCTCGGTATATCGAAGCGAGGATTCCCCATTGGACAGGCATATATCGATTGCTGTATCTGTTCCATCTATCGACGAAGTGGCTGAGAAATTAATCGAAGCAGGTGGCAGGATCATGTATAACAAGATAAATGCTTTCGGTAACAGTTACCTTTACTGCCAGGATCCAGACGGGAATGTTATCTGTCTGGTGCAATTCGGATAATCGGAGTTTTCAGCTGCTGATAATAACAGAGCTATTCATGTGTTGTGTCAGAACCTTTATCATAGCTTCATGATCCGATTTCCCGGCTGTTTCACGCACCGAGTGCATTGAAAGCATTGGATTCCCCACATCTACGCTCAAAATTCCCGTTCTGGCGGACGTGACAGGTCCTATCGTGCTTCCGCAGGGCATATCGTTCCTGTTGATGAAATACTGAACATTAACATTTGATTCCTCAGCGCAGATTATGAAGTATGCGGATGTTATATCGGTAGATGTGTACTTTGCTGATGCGTTCACTTTTATAACAGGCCCTCCATTAAGAACGGGGCGGCACCCCGGATCGTGTTTTCCCGGATAGTTAGGGTGAACTCCATGAGCCCCGTCGGCGGAAACCTGAATGCTTCTTGAAATACACCTGAAGTACTCGTCTCTCCCTCCCGCGAGCCTCTCTATTACCGTATCAAGGAATGCCGAGTCGGCTCCATTAAGTGTTTTTGAACCCACTTCCTCATTGTTGAAAAGGCTGACCAGCCTTGTCCTGGCGGATTCATCGGAAGACAGCAGAGCCTCAATTGAAGCATGGCACATCGCAAGATTATCAAGCCTTCCTGAGAAAATGAAATCATCCTCAATACCACCAAGAACTGCAGGTTGAGGATCCCATACTTCCATAGACCAGCCTGAGACGGATTCTTTATTCACATGTGCTGATTCGCATGCAAGTGACAGAATATCATCGAATACAGCGCCGGATGTGGAGAAAAGCAGCGGTGTATTCATCTCGGGGTTAACCTTGAAGCCATCTTTGTTAACCTCCCTCTCGATATGTATGGCGGGAGATGCTATTCGGCATATCGGTTTTCTGATCATGAATTGTTTTCGGGAAATGCTGTTGCCTTCGCGGATGGCGAGTGCTCCGGCAATCGAAAGATCGCGGTCGAACCAGGTCGCGAGTATTGGGCTGCCGTAAAGTTCAACACCAAGAACGTTGATGTTATCTATCTTTCTGTCTGGCAGTGGCTTGATTCTGAAACCCGGTGAATCTGTATGCGCTCCGGTTATTCTGCATCCGGCTGTTTCACATTTTTCCGTGCCGGTTATTCCGGCGATGATGGATGCATCGGAGCGAACGATGTAGAATTTTTTATTTGCTCCAATATTCCAGGAATCACTCTCTTTGAGTCTGGTGAAACCGTTTTCATCGAGTTTCGATGCTATCTGTGAAACAGCCAATGAGGCTGTTGGCGAGTTGTTAAGGAAGGAAAGAAGATCCGGCAGATACTTGTTGGTTTTCATTGTTTCCTGCGCTTTCACTATTACAGCTTCGTTTCAATGGCTTCCATAGTATTTTCCGATATGCTCGATGATCTCGCATCGAAGTTCTGCTTAACCTGGTACATGAACGCCTGAAGCCTTGCTTCGTTATCGGTGTCCTCCTGGCCGTCGAATGCAAGGTTTAGCCATGGAAGGTTCCTGTGTTCCTTTCTTATCTTCTTGCTTATTGCCGTCACAACGGTTCCCGGAAGACATGTGAAGGGGAAAATATTGACGGCTCCATCTATTGCTGATTTCATGGTAAGGGCAAGCGGAGTACCGACGCAAAGGATAGCTTCCCCCCCGATGTTTTCTTTCATGTAGGGATGCGCGGCTTTCATGATCTCCTCAGGCTCTACTCCGGGGCGGTCAGCGAGAATGTCTGCAAAGGGGGCTTCAAGTTTTCTTCGAAGTTTTTTCATTAACTTCGTTCTTGAATATCCCCTGATAAGGTCGATGAATTTCCTCCTGTCCTTCGATTTATTTACGAAGGAGTAATTTACGTATTCGAACCATTCCATAAGCGGAGTATGAAGTACTTCCCCTCCCAGCGCTTCAATATGCTGATCGGTAAAGGAATGCGCGAAAGAGTCGTTCCTTACATAGATCTCTCCGAACATAAGTACAAGAGGCTTCGGAATATCTACTCTGGGAATGTTTCCGAATTCCATTGCAGCATCTTTAAGAACCGGAATAAGAGTATTTCCATTTTCCATGGCTTCGGATACGGCATTGAGGTACCTCTTCATTACGAGGTCTGTTGAGCCTTCTTCAAGCTCGTAGGGGCGTACTCTGTAAAGAGCGCTTTTGAGGACATCACCGGCTATGGCGGCCTTCAGCATATCGATCTGGAACCCAATTGAAGAGAGTTCTTTAATGTTGGTGTACGAATCACTCGAGGTTGCGGTAATTATTGGAACATCGTTGTAGCCAAGTCTGTCAAGAAGTATCCTGTGGTAACTGCAGTACTGGCCAAAACGGCATGGCCCCGACGCGGTACCCATGAAAAACGCTACTTTGGATGGATCGTTGTCCCTTAGAACGGAAAGCATGTTTCCAGCGGTTATAATTGCCGGATAGCATTCTTTGCCCGTTGTTACTGATCGGCCCAGTGCAACGGAATCTCTGTTTGTAGGAGGAATTTTTACCGCATCGACACCGTGCTTCCTTGCAGCGGCAACAGCAACAGGGGTAGCATTACCAAGCCAGGGAATCCAGACTTGTCTTTTCCCGATATCCATGTTTCTGTTTCCAAGCATTTGCCGGAATGGGGAAGTTCCCTGTTGTCTTCTTCCTGAAATAGCGTCCATAAAGGCTTCGCATCTGGTTATGACCCCTGCGTCGGCAGCATGTTCATCAATCTCTATTGTAAGCATGGGTTTCTCACCCATTATTCTTGCCACCTCGTGTTGAATGAACGAATCCGGGCCGCAGCCGAAATTGGTAATGTAGACGCCGTTGAGCCTTGGATCCTCCCTGATAGCAAGTGCCGCGGCTATTATTCTCTGGCCGTATTGCCAGTACATGTTACGATGCATTTCAGCGGTACGTTTCATAGGAAGGTCAAGGAAGTCCGTGGGAATTACCGTTGCCCCCATCCTGGCAAGCTTATCCGGAAGATCTACGTTCACTGCGGGATCTGATCCGTTGTATGGCCTGCTGATTATCACAAAAACAACCTGGTCTTTACCGATCTCCGCAAGTGCCCTCTCCCCTGCTTTAAGTAGGGATTTGCTGAACCGAAGCTGGTTTCTTCTTGCCTCTGTACAGGCGCTTCTTGCAGTGTCTGCATCGATATCGAGCCTGGTGGCCATTTCAAGCAGACCTTTCATCCACTCGCTTCCGGACAGCGAGAAATCGAGGACAGGGCTAAGAGTGGTTACATTTTCCTCGGAGGAAAGACCTAAGCCTGAATCGATGATATAAGGTGAAGCTTCGATGTAAGGGCAGTTGTAGGATTCTGTAAAATCACCCTGGGGAAAAGATCTGAGTATGGAAGGAAGGAACAGGTAATCAACGTCCGATTCAAGCAGGTCTAAAACATGTCCGTGGGCTAACTTCACCGGGAAACATGTCTCTGCGGCCACACTTTCAACACCG
It includes:
- a CDS encoding VOC family protein; protein product: MNRIIHVKITSDEPDKITEFYREAFNWKINKFPDPPDGWRMDSGKGPGVNSSVYRSEDSPLDRHISIAVSVPSIDEVAEKLIEAGGRIMYNKINAFGNSYLYCQDPDGNVICLVQFG
- a CDS encoding ABC transporter permease — encoded protein: MFLNSVEQLLRRKIVLTAVIATVVFLGLYWWGVSAASKADLHMGQHQADMAVDMLGPADAALAAIITAGPLAATLVTALIIVIGSTMLPEEIEQGRMPFWLSLPQTRFKVYLSVGLAPLAVSYVLSLILFGGIFIITRIYFPFVPKDIPLVFISMFLWLIVIWSAVTLLSLVIKKVASMLIAFFLAAVASLFGGMHEMIQMFPGDAPDVLVTITNTIIYIFPADRGYRGVIYGMIPRNAVITENLAFFGVTSSVPPIHLIYAFAWSLILLSIGYLKFKRIDF
- a CDS encoding M18 family aminopeptidase, coding for MKTNKYLPDLLSFLNNSPTASLAVSQIASKLDENGFTRLKESDSWNIGANKKFYIVRSDASIIAGITGTEKCETAGCRITGAHTDSPGFRIKPLPDRKIDNINVLGVELYGSPILATWFDRDLSIAGALAIREGNSISRKQFMIRKPICRIASPAIHIEREVNKDGFKVNPEMNTPLLFSTSGAVFDDILSLACESAHVNKESVSGWSMEVWDPQPAVLGGIEDDFIFSGRLDNLAMCHASIEALLSSDESARTRLVSLFNNEEVGSKTLNGADSAFLDTVIERLAGGRDEYFRCISRSIQVSADGAHGVHPNYPGKHDPGCRPVLNGGPVIKVNASAKYTSTDITSAYFIICAEESNVNVQYFINRNDMPCGSTIGPVTSARTGILSVDVGNPMLSMHSVRETAGKSDHEAMIKVLTQHMNSSVIISS
- a CDS encoding flippase-like domain-containing protein, encoding MKYSKKLAGAIFGTIIGLILAWLLLKFSVENGGVTQAICSIFSRIAEVDTLPLLGAFLLFLLSQILRALRWMLLSFGRKYRFSLSMAVTAIHVGLGHLLPFRLTDVAFVGLFRHFGEVPVGHGAANVFFAKLLDLIALGIVVGSAVAAGVGEMAILAPLLVLVGCLGIVFMFPFLRALRKPVQWFFNRILHVEKPHWFNDLLEASSVKGRKGKLTSAFLISLFVWISKLLMFCFLLESLGITGIPLWKVFLASGVTNIMIALPINGLLSIGTVEAGWTAGFAMVGIEGLVTANTNIVELGFSVHIIWMLMAVVMMILAIPLLWYDSKLKTRCVTN
- a CDS encoding FAD-dependent oxidoreductase, whose translation is MSRNIVIVGAGVSGLTLAERLTASGKDISVTVLDKENSPGGLARTFEKSGFLFDIGPHRFHTCDSEVNDYLLDILGDEHVTIPRSSNVYMAGKYRSWPLTLKSVIGLPLPVLIRSFFDLFSRRPKREPGNFADYVISKYGKNIYDYFFSGYTKKFTGCNADELHVDWAEAGVNRAVIDKNVKADDLFSLLKSLLFPKPLTIMFYYPSTGGIQTFCDKQAERIQKNGGRILYGCRALGIDTDGKKVSGVRTVENGTIPADHVYWSAPLSILFPDAGFRFMDTIICNIALSRKQSNNYQWCYFGQEDTLFSRLTVPRNFRADSVPENCDSLIVEITLNNQKYRENPESLKDRLVEELERVEALKASDIIFMDWHIITETYPLYDLGYRDRVSELEMTEGLSLTGRCGSFWYNNMDHSIGEALAISSGNTFAKDFWKQ
- a CDS encoding TonB-dependent receptor, which translates into the protein MVQLLLVLITISQSNLSVTDTSGFPIIGASICTDSTLIGISDMRGEVPLPDGTDFIEVRAIGYEIWNGAVPSSGKVFLTTVPVPSGMVILVTASRGGFRDLFPATTVLNRDDMEYMGRSGLGKLGSRCSGIFIREYGGAMPVISISIRGSDVAHSEYYIDGHDITGSMDGLPGITLDPVLFGGMEISRGGGSGYLKGGMAGTLNFILESPGLPPRGSLTAGDDKSISISGGISAGQNRFSLSIRKLTGISESVAHDGALLFHGNSYHFRYGLMTAVSSGETESPDWTVPTDGTRKRYSFDGWGSWDPGNFSLNAGMRTGRHEYKSTTPSTVDDKHDELSGDITIGYDLPMLPFNMSVSAGSSFDKVWSTSIGERNRLTGETALAAGYSSGFSLSASACVNVIPSERTMLGSVFSVGLPVQDSLLLLHTSASTGFRRPSLNDLYWPEDNFAQGNPDLLPETSVEFESGISINGLQNFRFSATGFIAETSDLIRWEPGQGGKWSPVNIAEALRKGIEAEAWFSEGPAEIRGTLTLLEITDNCNESVNYGKTLPYTPDYTFGLQAGIEFPDWAYWSISASGMGIRFKNYSETSWMPAYTTFSAGVNLNPEFMGNFSLNASVENLLDEDYQETSGYAGKPRTFHFGIEWNGN
- a CDS encoding ABC transporter ATP-binding protein — encoded protein: MKKDHIIEVENVSKSFKKVRALLDFSLEVSPGTIFSLLGPNGAGKTTLMKILLGLVRSDSGSVRIFDLPVSSPLSRKGVRYLPENVTFPPWATPAVLFRQLERIRHESSIEEFRFRCGELECIDLMKRPVGKMSRGQRQRVALSLVTSGKPELVLLDEPSSGLDPGGRILVRNLIGKLASEGSTVLINSHLLGEVERVCDMAAFISKGRLIAEGELNSLSRQTGLAYVETDNAGKMKLFLEMKGYSCRLELKGVIAQLADTAVFPEMVRTVLDAGVQFSGINQMRESLEDVFLRIMDSEREGDIVS
- a CDS encoding acyl-CoA dehydratase activase; this encodes MTRRIGIDMGSVSTKVVLMDEKNILAALYRRHHGKPVDSLLEILTDLDGWEGCPAAFTGSASKGASSAAGCEIVNEVVALAASIPVYCPGINSVIEMGGQDSKLLLFRQTPGGSVFDDFSMNSVCAAGTGSFLDQQASRLGLKTEELGELALQCSHPPRIAGRCSVFAKTDMIHLQQIGTPVAHIVAGLCFAVARNFKSSIASGRDFRPPVAFVGGVAANQGMVTAFREVLGREYSDLAIPDNFRCLTAAGAALTADDCKSSIIDADFTARLLNIEKGNFSESTMPSLRNFSIPCPVSPDIPENTDEPVYIGIDVGSISTNLVAIGAASGELHASEYLMTAGRPLEAVKQGLSRLSHTLGKNRPVLGLGTTGSGRYMTGDFTGADVVRNEITAQARAAVQIDPEVDTIFEIGGQDSKFISLEKGRVVDFEMNKVCAAGTGSFLEEQSEKLGLDIREFGPLAIGAQAPCSLGERCTVFMESDVFSHQAAGASVEDIVAGLSYSIVKNYLHRVVGEKKIGNRIFFQGGTAFNTGVAAAFNSILHDRKVTIPENHHVTGAIGAALLAKEEKSPGPSKFKGFSLADEKYRQETFVCKGCPNRCEIHRVILHDGKDLFYGGRCEKYETDSASSHQVDPGTNWFEERKKLLLEGYTGCTSGNKPVVGIPRALWFWEFFPFFRTFFEECGFDVVISGTSTSSLIHSGVESVAAETCFPVKLAHGHVLDLLESDVDYLFLPSILRSFPQGDFTESYNCPYIEASPYIIDSGLGLSSEENVTTLSPVLDFSLSGSEWMKGLLEMATRLDIDADTARSACTEARRNQLRFSKSLLKAGERALAEIGKDQVVFVIISRPYNGSDPAVNVDLPDKLARMGATVIPTDFLDLPMKRTAEMHRNMYWQYGQRIIAAALAIREDPRLNGVYITNFGCGPDSFIQHEVARIMGEKPMLTIEIDEHAADAGVITRCEAFMDAISGRRQQGTSPFRQMLGNRNMDIGKRQVWIPWLGNATPVAVAAARKHGVDAVKIPPTNRDSVALGRSVTTGKECYPAIITAGNMLSVLRDNDPSKVAFFMGTASGPCRFGQYCSYHRILLDRLGYNDVPIITATSSDSYTNIKELSSIGFQIDMLKAAIAGDVLKSALYRVRPYELEEGSTDLVMKRYLNAVSEAMENGNTLIPVLKDAAMEFGNIPRVDIPKPLVLMFGEIYVRNDSFAHSFTDQHIEALGGEVLHTPLMEWFEYVNYSFVNKSKDRRKFIDLIRGYSRTKLMKKLRRKLEAPFADILADRPGVEPEEIMKAAHPYMKENIGGEAILCVGTPLALTMKSAIDGAVNIFPFTCLPGTVVTAISKKIRKEHRNLPWLNLAFDGQEDTDNEARLQAFMYQVKQNFDARSSSISENTMEAIETKL